Proteins co-encoded in one Carcharodon carcharias isolate sCarCar2 chromosome 7, sCarCar2.pri, whole genome shotgun sequence genomic window:
- the pdhb gene encoding pyruvate dehydrogenase E1 component subunit beta, mitochondrial, producing MAALKGLFCGGKNAFGVLSRRDFHRSTLAAVQLTYRDALTHAMDEEIERDETVFLLGEEVAQYDGAYKVSRGLWKKWGDKRVIDTPISEMGFAGIAVGAAMAGLRPICEFMTFNFALQAIDQVINSAAKTHYMSAGAIPVPVVFRGPNGSSAGVAAQHSQCFAAWYSHCPGLKVISPWSAEDAKGLLKSAIRDDNPVVFLENELMYGVPFEVSEEIQSKDFVIPIGKAKIEKEGTNVTLVAHSKSVGHCLDAAVALAKEGIDCEVINMRTIRPLDIETIEASVMKTNHLLTVEGGWPQFGVGAEICARIMEGPAFNYLDAPAVRVTGADIPMPYAKILEDNCIPQVKDVIFSVKKVLHV from the exons ATGGCTGCGCTCAAGGGTCTTTTCTGTGGTGGGAAG AATGCTTTTGGCGTGTTGTCACGGAGGGACTTCCATCGATCAACGCTTGCTGCCGTGCAG CTGACCTATCGAGATGCTCTAACTCATGCCATGgatgaggagattgagagggatgaAACTGTGTTTCTGCTGGGAGAAGAGGTAGCACAGTATGATGGTGCATACAAG GTGAGTCGTGGACTCTGGAAGAAATGGGGAGACAAGCGAGTCATAGACACTCCTATTTCAGAG ATGGGTTTTGCAGGAATTGCAGTTGGTGCTGCCATG GCTGGCTTGAGGCCCATCTGTGAATTCATGACCTTCAATTTTGCACTGCAAGCCATTGACCAAGTTATAAATTCTGCTGCCAAAACACACTACATGTCAGCAGGTGCAATTCCTGTTCCTGTTGTCTTCAGAGGTCCAAATGGTTCTTCAGCTGGAGTTGCAGCTCAGCATTCCCAGTGTTTTGCAGCATGGTATAGCCACTGTCCTGGGCTAAAAGTGATTAGTCCTTGGAGTGCTGAAGATGCTAAAGGGTTGCTGAAATCTGCTATCCGAGATGATAACCCCG TTGTTTTTTTGGAAAATGAACTGATGTATGGTGTGCCTTTTGAAGTCTCTGAGGAAATCCAGTCAAAGGATTTTGTTATCCCAATAGGAAAAGCCAAAATAGAAAAAGAAG GAACTAATGTCACTTTAGTTGCACACTCCAAAAGTGTGGGGCATTGCCTGGATGCAGCTGTTgctcttgcaaaggaaggcatTGATTGTGAG GTCATTAATATGCGTACCATCAGACccctggatattgaaacaattgaAGCCAGTGTGATGAAGACCAATCATCTGCTAACAGTTGAGGGTGGTTGGCCACAGTTTGGAGTGGGTGCTGAAATCTGTGCCAGAATTATGGAAG GACCAGCATTTAACTATCTGGATGCCCCAGCTGTGCGTGTCACTGGTGCTGATATTCCTATGCCTTATGCAAAGATCTTGGAAGACAACTGTATACCTCAGGTTAAAGATGTAATTTTTTCGGTCAAGAAGGTACTCCACGTGTAA